GGCGGCCAGCCAGCGGGAGAGCGTGTCGGCCAGCATGCGCCGGTCGTCGGAAACCTCGAAGTCCATCGGCGTCCTCTTCAGAGCCCGAGCACGGTTTTGGTCAGAATATTGCGCTGGATCTCGTTGGATCCGCCGAAGATCGAGAGCTTGCGGTTGTTGAAGTAGCTCGCCGCCGCGTGCGCGTGTTCCGGCGCCACCAGCGCGGCGTTGCCCTCCAGATCCTCCGAGGGAAACGGCGCCGCCGCCGGCCCCAGCGCGCGACGCGAGAGGTCGTTCAGCGCCTGGCGGATCACCGTGCCCTTGATCTTCATCATCGAGGTCTCCGGCCCCGGTGCACCGTTCTTCTGCGCCTCGTAGAGGAGCCGCAGGTTGGTCACCTTCATGGCCTCGAGGTCGATCTCGATCTCGCAAAGGCGAGCGGCGAAGAGCGGGTTGTCGATCAGCCGCTTGCCGCCGCGCCGCTGCTCGCGGGCGAGCGCCTTCAGCCGCGTCAGCGCCTCGTTGGAGAAGCCGACGCCGGCGATCCCCGTCCGCTCGTGGGTGAGGAGGTACTTGGCGACCGTCCAGCCCTTGTTCTCCTCGCCGACGAGGTTTTCGGCCGGCACGCGAACGTCGGTGAAGAACACCTCGTTCACCTCGTGCCCACCCTCGATCAGCTTGATCGGCCGCACCTCGATGCCCGGCGTCGCCATGTCCACCAGAATGAAGCTGATGCCGGCCTGCGGCTTCACGTCCGGATCGGTGCGCACCAGGCAGAAGATGTGGTCGGCATGCTGGCCGAGCGTCGTCCACGTCTTCTGCCCGTTGATGACGTAGGCGTCGCCGTCCTTCACCGCGCGCGTCTTGAGCGAGGCGAGGTCGGAGCCGGCGCCGGGCTCGGAATAGCCCTGGCACCACCAGTCGGTCTGGTCGAGGATGCGCGGCAGGTAGTGGGCCTTCTGCGCCTCGGTGCCGAATTTCAGCAGCACCGGGCCCAGCATGTGGACGCCGAAGGAGACGATGCGCGGCGCGTGCGCCATCGCCGTCTCCTCGTCGAAGATGTGCCGCTCGACCGGGGTCCAGCCGGGGCCGCCTGCCTCCTTCGGCCAGGTGGTGGCGTACCAGTGCCGCTCTTCGAGCACCCGCTGCCAGCGTTCGTGGTCGTCCTTGGTCAAGGTCTTGCCGGTCTTCACCTTGTCGGCGATGTCCTGCGGCAGCTTGTGGGCGAGGAAGGCGCGCACTTCCTCGCGGAACGCCTCTTCCTCGGGGGTGAAGGACAGGTCCATCGCTCAGGCCCTTTCGTCGAGGTCGGCGAACGTCGTCCCGTCGGCGGCCATCCGGGCCAGCAGCGGGGGCACGCGCCAGAAGAAGGCGTCGTCCTCGGCGTAGGTCTCGATCCGGCGGACGAGCTCCGCGGCGCCGATGGTGTCGGCATAGAACATCGGCCCGCCGCGGAAGCGCGGGAAGCCGTAGCCGAACAGGAAGACCGCATCGATGTCGACCGGCCGCTGCGCGATGCCATCCTCCAGCACGCGCGCCCCTTCCGCGATCATCGCGGTCATGTACCGCTCGACGATCTCGTCGTCGGTGATCTCGCGGGGGGTGATGCCGGCCTCGGCACGCTCCTCTTCGATGATGCCGGCGACGGCCGGGTTGGGCCCCTCGCGGTCGCCGTAGAGGTAGTAGCCCTGGCCGGTCTTGCGCCCGAACCAGCCGCGCTCGCAGATGCGGTCGGCGATGGGAACGTAGCGCTCGCGCGGGTCGCGCGTCGGGGCGAGGCGCTTGCGCGTCATCATGCCGATGTCGAGGCCGGCGAGGTCGGCGACCGCGAAGGGGCCCATCGCGAAGCCGAAGTCCTCCAGCGCGGAGTCGATCTCCTGCGGACTGGCGCCGTCCATCACCAGATAGTCCGCCACCTTGCGATAGTGTGACAGGATGCGGTTGCCGATGAACCCGTCGCACACCCCCGCCCGCACGCCGACCTTGCCGAGCCGCTTGGCCAGCGCGAAGCCGGTGGCGACCACCTCCGGCGCGGTCTTCTCGGCGACGACGATCTCGAGGAGGCGCATGATGTGCGCGGGCGAGAAGAAGTGCAGGCCGAGGACGTCCGCCGGCCGCCCGGTCTCGGCGGCGATGGCGTCGATGTCGAGGTAGGACGTGTTCGACGCGAGGACCGCGCCCGGCTCCATCACGGCGTCGAGCTTGCGGAAGATCTCCTTCTTGACGTCCATGTCCTCGAACACGGCCTCGATCACGAGGTCGGCGCCGGCGAGGGCGTCGACCGCGGTCGTGGTGGTCAGCCGGGCGAGGGCGGCATCATGCTTCTCCTCGGTCAGCTTGCGCCGCTTCAGCGCGCCGGCGAGGTTCTTCTCGATGGTGCCGCGGCCGCGCGCCAGCGCCTCGTCGCTGACCTCCATCAGCGTGACCGGCAGGCCCGCGATCAGCGCGGCGGTGGCGATGCCGGAACCCATCGTGCCGCCGCCGATCACCGCGAGGCTCGCCACCTCGCGCGGCGTTGCGTCCTTCTCGGGGATCTTGGCGACCGCGCGCTCGGCGAAGAAGGCGTGGACGAGGGCGGCGCGCTGCGGGTGGGCGAGGCATTCCTGGAAGAGCCGCACCTCCTCGGCGAGGCCCTCGGCGATGGGAAGGCGGGCGGCGGCGACCGCCTCGATCGCCTTCATCGGCGCGACGAGTTTGCCCTTCGCCGCCGCCTTGGCCTTCGCCGCGGCGATCACCTCCGGGTCGACGTCGACCGACAGGTCGCAGGTGCGGCGCGTCGCCAGCGTGCCGTCGATGACGGCCTGGCCGGAGGCGACGGCGACGGTACGCGGGTCGCCGTCGGTCAGCGTGTCGAAGAGGCCGAGCGCGACCGCCTCGTCGGCCTTGATGCGCTTGCCGGTCGGGATCAGGTCGAGCGCGGCGGTGACGCCGGTGAGGCGCGGCATGCGCTGCGTGCCGCCCGCGCCCGGAAGGAGCCCGAGGTCCACCTCCGGAAAGCCGACCGTCAGCCCGGCGATGGCGACCCGCGTGTGGCAGCCGAGTGCCAGCTCCAGCCCGCCGCCCAGCGCGTAGCCGTGGCAGATGGCGACGACCGGCTTGTCCAGCGCCTCGATTTCGGTGATCAGCGCGTTGAGCAGCGGCTCCTTGCGGCCCTTGCCGAACTCGCGGATATCCGCCCCGGCGACGAACGAGCGGCCGACGCCGTAGAGCGCGATCACCTTCACGCCCGCATCCGCCGCGAACGCGTCGATCCCCTCCTTCAGACCGACGCGCAGCGCGTGCGAGGCGGCGTTGACCGGCGGGTTGTCGAAGCCGATGAGGCCGACCGGGCCTTCGCGTTCGATGATGACGGCGGTTTCGCTCATGGTGGATCGTCCAGGTTGATGGGGCGGCCACGCGGGGGCGGCCGACAGATGGATCACGCGATCGCCCGGCGCAGGTGCCCGGCCTGCCGCGCGCGCAGGATCGGCAGGATGGAGAGCGCCAGCCCGATCGCCGACAGCTCGATATGGCCGAGCCCGAGCGCCGGGATCGCCGGCACCGCGAAGAACAGCCCGCCCACGAAGAGCAGGAGCCGCATCGCCGCGCCGTCGAGCCCGAGCAGGGGACCGGCGAAACTCACATATCCCTGTAATGCCATGGAAATAAACGCCACGCCCACCAACGCCGTGATCAGCGTGACGATCACGTCGACCGTCGAGCCCTCGCCGATCAGGGCCGGGTTGAGGACGAAGAAGAACGGGATGATGTAGATGACGCTGCCGAGGCGCATCGCCTCCAGCCCCGCCTTCATGGCGTTGCCCTTGGCGAGCGTCGCGGCGGTGAAGGCGCCGAGCGCCACCGGCGGGGTGATGTAGCTGACCATGCCCCAGTAGAGGATGAAGAGGTGCACGGCGAGGACGTTAAGCCCGCCCTGCTCCAGCGCCGGCGCCAGCACGACGGCGAGGAAGATGTAGCAGGCCGTCACCGTCATCCCCATGCCGAAGACGAAGGCGGTGGCCGCGCCCATCAGGAGCAGCACGAAGGTGTTGTCGCCGGCGATGAAGACCAGCTCGTTGACGAGCGTTCCGGCGAGGCCCGTCGCCGAGAAGGCGCCGACTATGAGACCGACGCCGAGCAGGATCGCGACCAGCTCGGCGAGCGCCGCGCCGACGCCGACGATGAGGTTCTTCATCCCCTCCCACGAGAGCCGGTGCTTGGGGAGGATCTGGTTCACCACCAGGAGCAGCAGCGTGGAATAGAAGGGGGCCGCCGTCTCCATCCGCAGCACCAGCATCATGAAGATGAGCAGCGCGAAGACGCCGATATAGAGCCAGCCCTCGCGCAGCGTCGCGGCGAGGCGCGGCAGGTCCGGACGCGGGATGCCCTTGAGGCCGCGGCGCGCGGAGTAGGCGTCGATCTGCGTGAAGAGGCCGAAATAAAAGAGGAGTGAGGGGATGGCCGCCGCGACCGCGATGTCGACGTAGGGGCGTGACAGGAACGAGGCCATGACGAAGGCGGTGGCGCCCATGATCGGCGGCATCAGCACCCCGCCGGTGGACGCGCACGCCTCCGTGGCGGCGGCGGTGTTGGCCGAGAAGCCGGTCTTCTTCATGGCCGGGATGGAGACGGCGCCGGTGGTCAGAACGTTGGAGATCACCGAACCCGACATCGACCCCATGAAACCCGAAGCGAAGATCGAGACCTTGGCGGCGCCGCCGCGGTACTGGCCGACCAGCGCCATCGCGAGGTCGTTGAAGAACTGCCCGCCGCCGGTGCGTTGCAGCACCGCGCCGAACACGATGAAGCCGATGACGAGCCCGCCGAACGCCTTCATCGGGATGCCGAACGCGCTCTCCGACGAATAGACGTGGTAGGCGATCGCCTCCAGCGGCGGGCTCTGGAAGCCGGAGAACGGGTCCGGCACGTAGGACGCGAACATCGGGTAGAGCGCGAAGATGCTGACGATGGTGAAGAGCACCCAGCCGCCCGCGCGCCGCGTCGCCTCCACCACCAGCACCACGAAGACCACCGCCACCCACTGCGCCACCGGGGGCGCGGCGAACTCCCACGCCTCGGACAGGTTCTGGCCGGCGGTGGCGACGAGGTAGAGGCCCGTGGCGACGCTCGCGGCGACGAGCGCCCAGTCGACGAGCGGCACCTTACCGCCCTTGAAGCCGTCTCCCCGGAAGACGACGAAGGCGATGGCGAGGAAGAGGCCGCCGAGCGCGTAGAGGTAGCGCCCCTCGATGATGACGCCGAGGAATTTGAAGTTGAAGAGCTGGTAGACCACCAGCGCCACGCCCGAGACGGTGGCGACCAGCATCACCAGGCGCGCCGCGCCGTGGAAGGTCTCGGTCGGGTCGATCGGACCGATGTCGGCCGGCGGCGGGGCAGTGGGGCCGGATGCGGGGTCGCCGGGAGGGGAGGCGCTGGTCAAGGGTGTCTCACTCGAATGAGGGCCGTTCGAGGCGCCCCCGTCCGCGGGGGTCTGCCGCACGGCGAGGGCGGCCGGGGCCGCCTCCGCACGAAGATGCAGGCGGCGCCCGCAGGGTCGCCCCCGCGCGCCGCGACGGCAGGGTCAGAAGAAGACCTTGAAGCCGCCGTCCTTCAGCGCCTTGCGCCGCGCCTCGGCCCAGGCCTCCTCCCAATTGTCCGGGTTCTCGGCCTTCAAAGCCTCCCAGGCGGCGGCGAGAGCCTTCTGCCGGGCGACCAACTCGTCGTTGTGGGCCTGCGCGGCGTCGGTCCACACGCCGGCTTCCTTGTAGTAGCGGATCGCCCCGTCATGGTACGGCGCCACCCACTCGAAGTCCTGGAACTCCAGCGCCCAGCCGTTGATGCCCGGCGCCTTGCCTTTGTACTCGGGGTAGAGGTCGAACATCGCCT
This portion of the Acuticoccus sp. I52.16.1 genome encodes:
- a CDS encoding acyl-CoA dehydrogenase family protein, producing MDLSFTPEEEAFREEVRAFLAHKLPQDIADKVKTGKTLTKDDHERWQRVLEERHWYATTWPKEAGGPGWTPVERHIFDEETAMAHAPRIVSFGVHMLGPVLLKFGTEAQKAHYLPRILDQTDWWCQGYSEPGAGSDLASLKTRAVKDGDAYVINGQKTWTTLGQHADHIFCLVRTDPDVKPQAGISFILVDMATPGIEVRPIKLIEGGHEVNEVFFTDVRVPAENLVGEENKGWTVAKYLLTHERTGIAGVGFSNEALTRLKALAREQRRGGKRLIDNPLFAARLCEIEIDLEAMKVTNLRLLYEAQKNGAPGPETSMMKIKGTVIRQALNDLSRRALGPAAAPFPSEDLEGNAALVAPEHAHAAASYFNNRKLSIFGGSNEIQRNILTKTVLGL
- a CDS encoding 3-hydroxyacyl-CoA dehydrogenase NAD-binding domain-containing protein; this translates as MSETAVIIEREGPVGLIGFDNPPVNAASHALRVGLKEGIDAFAADAGVKVIALYGVGRSFVAGADIREFGKGRKEPLLNALITEIEALDKPVVAICHGYALGGGLELALGCHTRVAIAGLTVGFPEVDLGLLPGAGGTQRMPRLTGVTAALDLIPTGKRIKADEAVALGLFDTLTDGDPRTVAVASGQAVIDGTLATRRTCDLSVDVDPEVIAAAKAKAAAKGKLVAPMKAIEAVAAARLPIAEGLAEEVRLFQECLAHPQRAALVHAFFAERAVAKIPEKDATPREVASLAVIGGGTMGSGIATAALIAGLPVTLMEVSDEALARGRGTIEKNLAGALKRRKLTEEKHDAALARLTTTTAVDALAGADLVIEAVFEDMDVKKEIFRKLDAVMEPGAVLASNTSYLDIDAIAAETGRPADVLGLHFFSPAHIMRLLEIVVAEKTAPEVVATGFALAKRLGKVGVRAGVCDGFIGNRILSHYRKVADYLVMDGASPQEIDSALEDFGFAMGPFAVADLAGLDIGMMTRKRLAPTRDPRERYVPIADRICERGWFGRKTGQGYYLYGDREGPNPAVAGIIEEERAEAGITPREITDDEIVERYMTAMIAEGARVLEDGIAQRPVDIDAVFLFGYGFPRFRGGPMFYADTIGAAELVRRIETYAEDDAFFWRVPPLLARMAADGTTFADLDERA
- a CDS encoding TRAP transporter fused permease subunit → MTSASPPGDPASGPTAPPPADIGPIDPTETFHGAARLVMLVATVSGVALVVYQLFNFKFLGVIIEGRYLYALGGLFLAIAFVVFRGDGFKGGKVPLVDWALVAASVATGLYLVATAGQNLSEAWEFAAPPVAQWVAVVFVVLVVEATRRAGGWVLFTIVSIFALYPMFASYVPDPFSGFQSPPLEAIAYHVYSSESAFGIPMKAFGGLVIGFIVFGAVLQRTGGGQFFNDLAMALVGQYRGGAAKVSIFASGFMGSMSGSVISNVLTTGAVSIPAMKKTGFSANTAAATEACASTGGVLMPPIMGATAFVMASFLSRPYVDIAVAAAIPSLLFYFGLFTQIDAYSARRGLKGIPRPDLPRLAATLREGWLYIGVFALLIFMMLVLRMETAAPFYSTLLLLVVNQILPKHRLSWEGMKNLIVGVGAALAELVAILLGVGLIVGAFSATGLAGTLVNELVFIAGDNTFVLLLMGAATAFVFGMGMTVTACYIFLAVVLAPALEQGGLNVLAVHLFILYWGMVSYITPPVALGAFTAATLAKGNAMKAGLEAMRLGSVIYIIPFFFVLNPALIGEGSTVDVIVTLITALVGVAFISMALQGYVSFAGPLLGLDGAAMRLLLFVGGLFFAVPAIPALGLGHIELSAIGLALSILPILRARQAGHLRRAIA